One Salvia miltiorrhiza cultivar Shanhuang (shh) chromosome 6, IMPLAD_Smil_shh, whole genome shotgun sequence genomic window, AAACACCTCCTTAGAAATGCTCATGCTAACTATGATGATAGTTTTGTGCAGTGTAGGGTTGTAGAGCAAGCGCAAGAGAGCTCCTCCAGGTCCACGGATGACAGAGGCATAGACGTTGAGAGTGAGGTGAATAGAATGTCGCAGGATATCTTGAACTGCCTGATCAGCATCTTTGTAAGAATGAGTTCATCAAGGAGGAAGACGATGGAGCTCTCTTCGTTGGCGCCCAAGGCATTATTATGTGAGAAGGATGTGGCCGAATCAAGCTTTCGAGATCCTTACTTCAACTCCTCTGAGCTGAAGAGGCGAGACATTGGCGTCTACAAACATGTTCATGTGATAGAAGCTAATCAAGTTGATCTCAACCGCAGATGCAGTGCTTCATTTCTGATGCGTAGGCTTAGGCAATTCTTTCCTCAGCTCTCTATGTAAAAATCTGTTATGTTTTTTGTGATTGTGATGAGTCCGTTTTACTTTGTTTTGGTTGAATTTCAGGATTCTCCTAGACAAGTTAGCGTGTTTGAAGTTGGAGGGTCTGAGTCATCAGCAGAAACTTGCGTTTTGGATTAACATCTATAATTCATGTGTTATGAATGTAAGCACAAATGAGATATTTGAATTAAAGATGTTCTTGTTTATAACcataagtcataactgatttTCAGGCATTCTTGAAGCATGGAATACCCGAGAGTCCAGACATGATCATGGCACAAATGCAAAAGGCAAGGCGATATTATTCACCTTGTAAAATTTCTTAAAGTGTAATCTATTTTTAAGCTCAAAAATAGAATTATGGAATTCTAAATGAGCATATTAACTCATAGCATCGATGATTGTTGCAGGCAACGATAAATGTTGGGGGATATGTGCTAAATGCAGTTACGATCGAGCACCTTATCTTGAGACTTCCATATCACTTAAAATATGTGAGTAGCTTCTTTGTATTAATTATGGGGTGGGTGAGCAAAATCGAAACGAATCGAAATGGGTAGTTTTTATTTGTGTTTGTGGGCGAAAGGGTTTGGTTCAATTTGCAACATTAAAATCGAATGTTTTGGTTTGAGTCCGACCAAAATATATATACCTACCCCTCCATCCTACCACAAGTTTACGGCGCATCAGATGTGTGAGGATGCATAATAATTGAGCTTCTAACTCTGCTGGTAGACCACAAGGCCGTGGGTTCGAATCCCACGAGTTGGCTTTCAGAATTTTATTTCTCCAGTTTGGATTGATTCAGTTCATTCGATTGGATTTTTgcttatttattactccctccgtccaccaattcaaggcctacttgcctttttgggacgtccacaaaaataaggtctatctatttttggtaagtttttattcattatttaatcaaaaaaagtcaaagattctttacaaaaaagtgggatcctttctccactcaactaataaaaatacactttttcttaaaaagtgggatcctttctccactcaactaataaaaatacactttttcttaaaacccgtgttttttccctaggcctttaattggtggacggagggagtaactatcAGTAAGAACGTACGTCGTACgagtaattaatgttattttaattgataatttattatttaaaattttttattaatttattacttttattagataatttattggattgatatatttatttataagccttagcAATAACTATAGATATATAACACATAGattagtgtaatatctaatgaattaatatattcttataaatatataatatgtaatataatcttcaaataaaatatgtaatagagATAAAATAGTCAATCCACATGTTGTGCCTAAGGCTATTTTCTAATGCAAAATAAGTATTCTTTATAGATTTGGgtgacaaataaatgtatatcaaaataaatttatattttataaatataataataaatatataacacggataaaataggcaatccacaagttgtgccttagACTGCCTtgggctctttttctattagtatagatattttattactgattctttttatttatttattttttaaaaaaaattgacagaCTCTTTTCAGCTCATTGAAAAGTGTTATTTGCATGCATTGAaaatgtcatttgtaatattttatttatttttatacaaaatataattttattttataaaaaaatatatttacaaagtatcatttgcatacattaaaagtatcattttttgttattaaaagtGTCTTTTGTAATAACCATTTGCAAAGTATCATTTCTCGACTCATTTGAAAGTATCATTTGCATgcattaaaaatatcattttctattattactccctccgtccaccaattcatatCCTAGGGGAAGTGATAAATAACCCTTCCCCTAGGAatacgaattggtggacggagggagtatcgtaagtgtcatttgtaatatacCATTGATTTTTAACAAAGTTATATATTAATACTATcattttatgttattaaaaatgtcatttgtaaTTGTATCATTTGTGAAGTATGATTTCTGGCTCATTCGAAACTATCATTTCCAtgcattaaaagtgtcattttctATTTCTATTAAAAGTGTCACTTATAATAtaccatttatttttattaaaattaccatttgattttataaaaaatagtactatcatttatgaagtattattttttattattaaaatatcgAACATGTTCAGAGTGAAACCACGCACCAAACCAAATGAGCTAGATGCTCAGTTGTTAATTAAGTCTATTTGTTTAATAAATATATGCATATAGCGAACGAATGTATAGGAGACTAGCCCTTGAATTATTAAGTGGTGTTGTTTAGGCAAAAAGAGATTGAGACTCTAAAGATACTTACTTTTTTAGTCTGATTTTCTCCATCAAAAGAAATAGAACATTTGAAGTGAAACAATTCAAATGGGAAATACTTGAAGTGGGACAAGcgtagtattttttattttttttatggatttgcttattttaaattatgaatttattgtgATTGAGCTTTGTAGTAGTGAGAAATAgtatattaattttatgatgTTGTGCAAGTACtttacatatattttaaaaattattatcatCCAAAAAATGGAAAACACATTCACTCTTTAGTCATCTATCTAGGTGAAAGCGTCTTTAACAGACTACGCACTGTCCccgttaaaaaaattgattttattcaAATTGAACCGAAAATTTTCAATTCGATTTGGTTCAATCTGTGTGGAGAAAATGATTCAATTTGATTTCAATTTCAAATACCAATTCTAGTTTGGTTATTTGGGGTTCGATTCTACTTCAACTGAATTCTAGTTCCGATATTTCGAGCATAAATCTAAcggtttatattttttttcaaaacaatTGTAGACGTGCACAAAATCGAGCATGAATAATGAAAAGGAGATTTGCAAGGCGTTTGGCTTAGAGTGGTCAGAACCATTAGTCACATTTGCACTCTCCTGCGGTTGCTGGTCTTGCCCTGCTGTAAGTACATTGTGTGTTGTATTGAAATTCCTAATTAATGTGTTAATTAGACATTAGATGTATATGGTCGTGTTAAATGGATAGAATATAACTGTGGGCATACATGGCGTCTTAAGCATTTAAATCAAAAGATGGAAGGGTTGGAAAATGCACAAAAAGCCTTCAAAAGCAATAGCAGAAGAAGATTATTGCAAGATATCATCAAcctttagtgctcgtttggtttaAGTAAGAGatggaaagggaatgaaatcaaataaaggagtggaatggtaacaataaccattacttttattgagtgtttggtttagcAATGAAAATGagtcattagtaagggattctctttcttttgtttcccctctatgttgaggggtaacaaatggGGTGATTATGTTACCTttaagtaagggtaatggttaactcattacacaaaccaaacaataagtaatggattcaattaattgaatccattttcaacctctaaaaacacccaaccactTAGTCTaaatgataatttaaaaatGAAGCATCAAAACCCATCCTCCATTCTCGGAGGCGACTACACATTGTTGTGGATGAGTTGTCGACGAGCGCAACTCGTTATTAGCGTTAAAGATAAGATAGTTCTCTATGAATTCGTACTCATGcaaaaatttatatatgtttACACGACCGCGCGAAATCGTTCAATTCGCGTGAACCTTCAATTTTAGTATAAAGAATAATTAACATTtatacttttttatattttttttaattactaggGGCATTTTTGTAAGAGTgactaaaatttatatatttttttgtctcTCAAATAAATCTCGATGCTTATGTTGATTTTAGTTGAGGGTGTACTCTGCATCCCGAATCGAGAGTGAGTTGGAAGCAGCAAAAAGGGCATACCTACAAGCAGCAGTGGGCATATCAGCAGCATCGAACAAGTTAGTAGTTCCCAAACTATTGGATTGGTATCTTCTCGACTTTGCAAAGGAGATGGAGGCATTGCTGGATTGGATTTGCCTGCAGCTGCCAGATGAGCTCAAAAGCGAAGCAGTCAAATGCCTTGACAGAAAAGATAAAGAGACTCTATCAAATTTAATTGAGGTGAAGCCATACAATTTTAGTTTCAGATACCTTGTATATCGATGAAATGGTTCATGCATTGTTAGGAACTTGGAGTTTATGCTTAGAGAATACAGGattgtatattgaagcatgaaGAATAATATTACTACAACATTATGACAATAATCCAACctcttttatgttattttttttttttttgtaaatagatTGTATCATGAACTCACGAGTCTCCCACTAAGGTAAGCTAAACTAATTGTTGAAGTGTATGTTAGAACAATACAACTTGGCAGTTCTACTCTTAAATACTTGTATTTCTTCTTGTATATAAACTGGTAAGTGGCCCACTACCCTATTTATTTCagatgagatcctctgtcccacaatattatgtgtaccacgtgtaccactcttcatttctttattttataaattattttttataaaaataaaaattattatattattataaactctaattagtatttatcattgaaaaattaaaatttaaaaaattatatatcctaactttgaattaatgaacccaaataatctattattaattcaaataaatataaaaaaaataattataaaccctaaatggatgagtaaacccttgttaattatctttataatatataaaagcataataaattaaaatgaaataaaaaataatttataaatataaagaaatgaagagtggtacacgtggtacacactatattttgggacagaggatcccatttgaTTTATttcagatgggatcctctgtcccacaatattatgtgtaccacgtgtaccactcttcatttctttattttataaattatttttataaaaataaaaattattatattattataaactctaattagtatttatcattgaaaaattaaaatttaaaaaattatatatcctaactttgaattaatgaacccaaataatctattattaattcaaataaatataaaaaaataattataaaccctaaatggatgagtgaacccttgttaattatctttataatatataaaagcataataaattaaaatgaaataaaaaataatttataaatataaagaaatgaagagtggtacacgtggtacacactatattttgggacagaggatcccatttgaTTTATTTCatatgggatcctctgtcccacaatattatgtgtaccacgtgtaccactcttcatttctttattttataaattattttttataaaaataaaaattattatattattataaactctaattagtatttatcattgaaaaattaaaatttaaaaaattatatatcctaactttgaattaatgaacccaaataatctattattaattcaaataaatataaaaaaataattataaaccctaaatggatgagtgaacccttgtcaattatctttataatatataaaagcataataaattaaaatgaaataaaaaataatttataaatataaagaaatgaagagtggtacacgtggtacacactatattttgggacagaggatcccatttgtATTTATAGACGTGTAGCATGCTTGCAGAGTAAGTGTTGAAAGCTGTAGATCGTGCTAGAAATTAAGACGTGGAATGAGTTGCAAACTTGGAGCCAATTAAAAATTGCTTGGTTAGCAAATCCTAACCTACTTTCCCTAAAAATATGAATTGACTTGGTCTTTGACATATTTATCTCTTCCTTCTTCCAGTCTTTTATATATCCGAAAATCTCTAATAATTCTATTTAATAATCATTGAATGAAGAAGATAAAACATAGAAGATTTAATTCgaaaaaaattcaaatctatctatatatatataaaagtaaaataaatccgatcctacgtggcgtcgtataatcacttcattctaattttcctcaattctcattcattcttatttttttctctttttttttttaaatctctaATCAATATTCACCCCCTAAGCAAACTTCACCCATTAAAATATTCACAATTATTTTATACATACATATCGAAtgcattaatatataataacaatagtCAACAGATAAATATCATTGGACAAGTGTAGTACTCCAGGCAACTACTCATAAGAACTTACGAGTCCCATGACTTATTTCACTACTTTTATTACATTCATCATAAAATAATtagattaatataatataattaatgtttattatactaaaatttggagtttgaaaaattatataccctaattacaaaataattgTTTACGTCTTAATGGGTGGAGTTTTCAAATTTACTTACACATAAGTTTTcgattttgtttctttttatgCATATTATAATCattttgcttaaaataaatttaatgacaactacaaataataataatatattaattattaaaaaaaatattattttatttttttcagattattcatttatatgtttatcaattttttatttttattataatttattaaaagaaaaattatctATTTACACAAAGAATGATCATAATAATTTGAACACATAAGAATCAATATAAGACATTATAAACTTATAAGCATATTCATGTATGAGACGTTTGTATCTACATTGTTACATGCATATATGTATGTATCTCTTGTGTGTATTTGATAATGGATTTAACATATTGgttatatatacttattttaaatatagaaaatatcgACGAATAATGAAGTTATCCATTtaaatgtcatttaaaaaataataataaaaatgtggTTATCAGAATTTTATACTTATAGGTTCAGAAAGAAAAGTAGGGTAAGAAAGCACTGAAAATAATTGTGGTTGATGAGATGGGTAAGTCTTaacattatttttcaaattatacaatctataaataaataaacatgattttttttttcatgtaggGCAACAAAATCCAAGTACCCTGTCTCAATAGGGTTCAAGAGAAAGTTTCATGAATTTCTCAAAGAGAGATACAT contains:
- the LOC130989036 gene encoding uncharacterized protein LOC130989036; protein product: MNTRISNTVNSKKPASLRQQNGSKWQTAEKAMASRRRSARERKLALLQDVENLKKKLRHEENVHRALQRAFNRPLGALPRLPPYLPQYTLELLAEVAVLEEEVVRLEEKVVNFRQGLYQEAAHISSRRSWEDSTLDLSMRRSSKQKHSRASSQSEVDSGSSVLCVSRISSSRKFVSLDTASDGLRKLPQNEHNLISDNQADKDSESLSVKKLSPKMQCRVVEQAQESSSRSTDDRGIDVESEVNRMSQDILNCLISIFVRMSSSRRKTMELSSLAPKALLCEKDVAESSFRDPYFNSSELKRRDIGVYKHVHVIEANQVDLNRRCSASFLMRRLRILLDKLACLKLEGLSHQQKLAFWINIYNSCVMNAFLKHGIPESPDMIMAQMQKATINVGGYVLNAVTIEHLILRLPYHLKYTCTKSSMNNEKEICKAFGLEWSEPLVTFALSCGCWSCPALRVYSASRIESELEAAKRAYLQAAVGISAASNKLVVPKLLDWYLLDFAKEMEALLDWICLQLPDELKSEAVKCLDRKDKETLSNLIEVKPYNFSFRYLVYR